A stretch of the bacterium SCSIO 12827 genome encodes the following:
- a CDS encoding sigma-54-dependent Fis family transcriptional regulator: protein MAQDILIVDDEADIRTLTAGILEDEGYETREAADSQGALEALSARQPSLVLLDIWLQGSELDGLQILKQIKQNHPEIPVLMMSGHGTVETAVTAIKDGAYDFIEKPFKADRLLLNVRRAVEAARLRSENEELRLRAGSSLDLIGTSSAMREIQQVIDRAAPSNSRILIFGPSGSGKEIVARNIHARSNRADGPFVIVNCATMAPDRVEMELFGTEGDGGSRRIGTFERAHGGTLVLDEVSDMPLETQGKIVRVLQEQNFVRVGGSTRVQVNVRVISSTTRDLQAEVAAGRFREDLFYRLNVVPLTMPALANRREDIRDLTDHFMRQAADATGQQPRRLGEDALAALQSYAWPGNVRELRNVIERVLILAPGDNDTVLGASMLPTEFLDGIKRSTIGSDEGYLAKPLRDAREDFEREYLNAQMSRFNGNISRTAQFVGMERSALHRKLKSLGLTDEDRDRGSS, encoded by the coding sequence ATGGCACAAGATATTCTTATCGTCGACGACGAAGCCGACATTCGAACCCTCACGGCGGGGATTCTCGAAGACGAGGGCTACGAAACCCGCGAAGCGGCGGACAGCCAGGGAGCCCTTGAAGCCCTGTCGGCGCGGCAGCCGAGCCTGGTGCTGCTCGACATTTGGCTTCAGGGCAGTGAACTGGACGGCCTGCAGATTCTCAAGCAGATCAAGCAGAACCACCCGGAAATCCCGGTTTTAATGATGAGCGGTCACGGCACCGTGGAAACCGCCGTCACGGCCATCAAGGATGGCGCCTACGACTTCATCGAAAAGCCGTTCAAGGCCGACCGCCTGCTGCTCAACGTGCGGCGCGCGGTTGAGGCGGCGCGTCTGCGCTCGGAGAACGAGGAACTGAGACTGCGCGCCGGCTCGTCCCTCGACCTGATCGGCACGTCATCGGCAATGCGCGAAATCCAGCAGGTCATCGACCGCGCGGCGCCGTCCAACAGCCGAATCCTGATCTTCGGGCCAAGCGGCAGCGGCAAGGAAATCGTGGCGCGCAACATCCATGCGCGTTCCAACCGTGCCGACGGCCCCTTCGTCATCGTCAACTGCGCCACCATGGCGCCGGACCGGGTTGAAATGGAGCTGTTCGGCACCGAAGGTGACGGCGGTTCGCGGCGCATCGGCACGTTCGAACGCGCCCACGGCGGCACCCTGGTGCTCGACGAGGTCTCGGACATGCCGCTGGAAACCCAAGGCAAGATCGTGCGCGTTCTGCAGGAACAGAATTTCGTGCGGGTCGGCGGCTCCACCCGGGTGCAGGTCAACGTGCGCGTGATCTCGTCGACCACCCGCGATCTGCAGGCGGAAGTCGCCGCCGGGCGGTTCCGTGAGGATCTGTTTTACCGTCTCAACGTGGTGCCCCTGACGATGCCGGCGCTGGCCAACCGGCGCGAGGACATCCGCGACCTGACCGACCATTTCATGCGCCAGGCCGCCGACGCCACCGGTCAGCAGCCCCGCCGCCTGGGCGAGGATGCCTTGGCGGCATTGCAGAGTTACGCATGGCCGGGTAACGTCCGCGAACTTCGCAACGTGATCGAACGGGTGCTGATCCTGGCCCCCGGCGACAACGACACGGTTCTGGGGGCCAGCATGCTGCCAACGGAGTTTCTCGACGGAATAAAACGCAGCACCATCGGCAGTGACGAAGGCTATCTGGCCAAGCCGCTGCGCGACGCGCGGGAAGATTTCGAACGTGAATACCTGAATGCCCAGATGTCGCGGTTCAACGGCAATATTTCGCGCACCGCACAATTCGTGGGCATGGAGCGCTCGGCCCTGCACCGCAAGCTCAAATCCCTCGGCCTGACGGACGAGGACCGCGACCGCGGGTCGTCATGA
- the trkA gene encoding Trk system potassium transporter TrkA: MKIIVCGAGQVGVNIARQLALENHDVTIVDQAPDLVRRVSDTLDAQAVVGHASHPDVLERAGIADADMLIAVTLTDEINMVACQVAHSLFDVPTKIARIRQKSYLDPMWANLFSRDNLPIDVIISPEMEVARAVARRLRIPGAMDMIPLADGAVTLLGVRCTEECPLLNTPLKQLTQLFPDLNIVVVGLVRDGNAIVPKADDQMAPGDEVYFVVDTAQISRAMTAFGYDAGEARRLLIIGGGNIGLVLAQEIEREYPWVKAKIIEHNKERAEYISGQLESTVVLNGDARDIEILEEANIRGTDTVVAVTNDDESNILASLLAKKFGCERTVTLVNTSIYEQLIGSLGIDVVVSPRNITVSTILQHVRRGRIHSVHAVREGLGELIEAEALETSDLAGKTLKEIQLPTGVVVGAIVRDGKMLFPRGTTTVEAGDRVILFSAPESIRKVENMFAVQLEYF, from the coding sequence ATGAAGATCATCGTTTGCGGCGCCGGCCAGGTCGGCGTCAACATCGCCCGCCAATTGGCGTTGGAAAACCACGACGTAACCATCGTCGACCAAGCACCGGACCTGGTGCGCCGGGTATCCGACACCCTGGACGCTCAGGCAGTGGTGGGCCATGCCTCCCATCCGGACGTGTTGGAGCGCGCCGGCATCGCCGACGCCGACATGCTGATCGCCGTGACGCTGACCGACGAGATCAACATGGTCGCCTGTCAGGTCGCCCATTCCCTGTTCGACGTGCCGACCAAGATCGCCCGCATCCGCCAGAAAAGTTATCTCGACCCCATGTGGGCCAACCTGTTCTCGCGCGATAACCTTCCCATTGACGTCATCATTTCGCCGGAGATGGAAGTCGCGCGCGCCGTGGCACGGCGCCTGCGCATTCCCGGTGCCATGGACATGATTCCCCTGGCCGACGGGGCGGTGACACTGCTCGGCGTGCGCTGCACCGAGGAATGCCCGCTGCTGAACACGCCGTTGAAACAGCTGACCCAGCTGTTCCCTGACCTTAACATCGTCGTTGTCGGCCTGGTCCGCGACGGCAACGCCATCGTACCCAAGGCCGATGACCAGATGGCCCCCGGCGACGAGGTCTATTTCGTGGTCGACACCGCGCAGATCAGCCGTGCCATGACCGCCTTCGGCTATGACGCCGGCGAGGCGCGGCGCCTGCTGATCATCGGCGGCGGTAACATCGGTCTGGTCCTGGCGCAGGAGATCGAGCGCGAATATCCCTGGGTCAAAGCCAAGATCATTGAGCACAACAAGGAGCGCGCCGAATACATTTCCGGCCAGTTGGAAAGCACGGTCGTACTGAACGGCGACGCGCGCGACATCGAAATCCTGGAAGAAGCCAACATCCGCGGCACCGACACGGTGGTCGCCGTCACCAACGACGACGAAAGCAATATCCTGGCCTCGCTTCTGGCCAAGAAGTTCGGCTGCGAACGCACGGTGACCCTGGTCAACACCTCGATCTACGAGCAGCTGATCGGATCCCTCGGCATCGACGTGGTGGTCAGCCCACGCAACATCACGGTCTCGACCATCCTGCAGCATGTACGGCGCGGGCGCATTCACTCGGTCCACGCGGTTCGCGAGGGCCTGGGCGAACTGATCGAGGCCGAGGCTCTGGAAACTTCGGACCTTGCCGGCAAGACGCTGAAGGAAATCCAACTACCGACAGGAGTCGTCGTCGGCGCCATCGTGCGTGACGGCAAGATGCTATTCCCGCGCGGCACGACCACGGTCGAGGCCGGCGACCGCGTGATCCTGTTCTCGGCACCGGAATCCATCCGCAAGGTCGAAAACATGTTCGCCGTGCAACTTGAATATTTCTAA